Sequence from the uncultured Flavobacterium sp. genome:
TGTTATGGCAGTTTCTGAAAATCACGCTTGGGCGGATAAAAAATATGTTGTTGCAGAGGATTTTATCAACGAACATTTACTGATTCATTCTCTTCCGATGGAAACGGTAACGATTCATCAATTTCTTTTGGCTCCAGCCAAAGTAACTCCGAAGAAAATCACGCCGCTTCCTTTGACTGAAGCTTCTCTGGAAATGGTTAAAGCAGATATGGGCGTAATGTCTATGGCAAAATGGGCTTTATTACCACATTTGAAAAACAATCCGATAAAAGCCGTAAAAATTGGAAAGAACGGTTTAAAGAGAAAGCATTTTATCGCGATTAGAGAAAACGAGCAATATCCGGATTATTTTCATCATTTTATCACCTTTTTACAAAACGAAATCAATTTGCAATGGAATATTCAATAAGAAAGTGCGAAGTATCAGACTTGCCAAAATTGGTCATTTTATGTCAAAAACATGCCGAATATGAAAAAGCCGATTATTCGCCGGAAGGAAAAGAAGAAGGATTGAAAAAAGCATTGTTTGGCGAACATCCAAAATTAAACTGTTTTGTAGTTGCAACCGATAATGATATCGTTGGATATGTCTCTTATACTTTTGATTTTTCGACCTGGAGCGCGGGTGATTTCTTGTATATGGATTGTCTTTATCTGGAAGAAAACACCAGAAACTTTGGAATTGGTGAAGTCTTAATCAACAAACTTAAAGAAATTGCAAAAGACAAAAACTGTGTCAACATGCAATGGCGAACGCCTCAATTTAATGAAAGAGCGATAAAATTCTACAACAGAATTGGCGCAAAAGGAAAAGACAAAATTTGTTTCTTTTTAGATTTGTAAACATTAATTCTTGAAATTTAATTTCGTGAATTCATCGATAACCAACGGATTTAAATCCGTCTCTACAATATAAATCGTTCCTCCGGAACTTTTTACAAAAACATTAAGTTCAAATTAAACACAATATATTAAAACCTTAGAACCTCAGTTTCTTAGAACCTTAGAATTTCAAAAAATGACTCAAATAAGCATATTAGGTTGCGGTTGGCTTGGTTTGCCTTTAGCGAAAAGCTTAATCGTAAAAAAGCGTTATTCGGTAAACGGATCAACAACTTCTGAAAATAAACTTACTGTTTTGGAAAATGCAGGAATAAATCCGTTTTTGGTAGCGCTTGAAAGCGAAAGTGTTTCTGAAAGTATCATTCCTTTTTTAGCTGAAAGCGAAATCTTAATTATTGATATTCCGCCTAAATTGAGAGGAAATAATGATGTTTCTTCCCGAAAGGTTTTTGTCGAAAAAATAGAAAATCTAATTCCGTTTATAGAAAAATCAACCGTAAAAAAAGTACTTTTCGTAAGTTCAACTGCGGTTTATGGCAATGACAACGGAAACATTACCGAAGAAACTATTCCGAATCCAGAAACTGAAAGCGGAAAACAATTGCTTTTGGCGGAAGCTATTTTACAAAAAAATCAAAATTTCGAAACTACTATTTTACGCTTCGGCGGATTAATTGGCGAAGATCGTCATCCTGTTAAACATTTAGCCGGAAAAGAAAACCTTGAAAATCCAGACGCGCCCATAAATTTAATTCATCAAAATGATTGTATAAAAATCATTGAGGAAATAATAAGCCAATCAAAATGGAATGAAATTTTTAACGCCGTTGCACCTTTTCATCCAACTCGAGAGGAATATTATACGCAACAAGCAAAAGAACAAAACTTAGTTTTACCCAAATTCAGCGCTGAAAAATCGAATATCAAAAAGACTATTTCAAGTGAAAAAATAGAAACTATATTAAACTATCAATTTAAACTGGATGTTTATTGAACCATATAAGTTATGTAAGTTCATTTTAGTTGGATTGCTAAAACATTGAGATTAAAAATAATGTGGTTAAATATTTTACCGCAAAGTGCACAAAGTTTTTTTTAAGTTATACTTTATAAAAACACAAAGTTCGCAAAGCTTTATGTTGATCTAGCTTTGCGAACTTTGTGTTTTCTATGTGCAAAGTAAAATTAAATCTTAGCGCCCTTTACGGTAAAAACACACCCAGTTTTATATTTACTTCAATAACTTATATGGTTTAAAAACAAAATTCTTATTTTCACTTCGCAAAATAACTTCTTTCATGGTAAGACATTTCAGGTTTATATTCACTTTCAGCATTTTATTACTTTCATTATCGCAATGTTTCGCCCAAACAGATTCTACGGCAACAGAAGAACATGAACGTACTGAAAGAATAAAACAATTTCACTCAGACATTCTCGTTAAAGAAAACGGAAACATTGTCGTTACCGAAACTATTACCGTTTATGCCGCAGAACAAGAAATAGATCACGGTATTTTTCGCGAACTTCCAATGAAAAATTATTCACCTAAAGCTCGTAGAAATAATTTTTATACCGTTTTGGATGTTACCAAAGATTGGCTCAAAGAACCTTATCACACAAAAATAAATAGCGAGAATTTCACGATTTATGTTGGCGACAAACACATTTCACTTAAAGAAGGAACTTATACTTATAAAATAACTTACGAAGTCGAAGCGCAAATTCTGCCATACGACAACTTCGACGAGGTTTATTGGAATGTTACCGGAAACTATTGGCAATTTGAAATCGAAAATGTTTCGGCAAAAGTAATTTTACCAAACGGAACATCTATTTTACAAACGCATTGTTATACCGGAGTTTTAGGATCAAAAGAAAGTGATTGTAATTCAAAAATCGGTGGGAATTCGGTTTATTTTACTTCAAAAAATTTAAAACAAGAAGAAGGTTTTACTGTAGCCGTAGGATTTCCAAAAGGAATTGTTCATCAACCGTTCTTTTCACCGCATTACAAAATGGAGGAATTTGTCTCGGCAGGAAAATTGCTTTTAGCATTTCTACCCGTTTCAATTTGTTTCCTGTTTTTCTATTTTTCATGGAAAACCTATGGCAAAGATCCTTTACCTTCTTATGAAAGCAGTGAATCTATAGATTTAAAAGGACGTTTTTCTGCAACTTCGCTGCGATATCTAAAAGAAAGATATTCTAATTCTCAAACACTTTTGGTTTCGATAATTAGTCTTTCGATTAAAGGCGCGATCGAAATTACCGGTAACGGATTACAGACATGGAAAGAAGGATTCGAATATTATCTGGTAAAAGGGACAAAAACAACAAATTTATCGCAGGAAGAAAATGCCGTTTTAGAGACTTTATTCAAAGAAAGTAACACTTTTGCAATCAACGCTGAATCTTACATTGTTTTTGGCGAGGCAGAAAAAGCGCTTGAAAAATCACTTAAAAGTCAATACAATCTAAAAGATTATTTTTCTTTCAATCTAAAACAAATATTTATTGGGGTGCTGCTCACAATTGTTGCAATTGCCGGATATAGTTACTTAACGGCAGGCACAGCATTGTTATTTGTGATCTTTGGTTTTTCTATGATGATGCTTACCGTGCTATTAATCACTATAGCCATCAAGTCAATTAGAAGTAAACAAGCTGCAATAGCTTTTCCTTGCATTATTATTTCCATTTTTACTGGCGTTTTTACCTATGCTTCTTTTTTTGCCGTTAACATCGATAAAAACTATTCGGCTCTAAATGCATTAGTTATATTTTTACTACTTGCCGGTTTTGCAATATATCTGAGCTTGATTGGTTCTTATACTAAACTGGGACTTGCTGTAAAAAACCAAACTGAAAATTTAAAACAGCAATTATTAAATTATGTTTTAGATCAAAATTCAGATATTATAAAAACATACGAAGAAAATCTTCCCTACGCTTTTGCATTGAGTATTGAAAAAGAATGGAATTTAAAATTTGAAGAAGCCTTAAAAAATCTAAATTACACCAGTAACTGGATCAAAACCAGCGATGGTTCTGTGGGATTCTCCAATCAAATTGTAGTTCATTTTTATAATACTTATAATTCCTCTTCAGCTTCGAGCTCTTCCAGCAGCGGAAGTTCAGGTGGTGGAAGTTCCGGCGGAGGTGGTGGAGGAGGCGGTGGCGGTGGCTGGTAGAATTCACACCGCAATTAGAACAATTAAATACACTATTCAAGATGAATCATACAGTTCATATCCAGACTCCTATAGGAATTGCGCGAATTATTGGGGACGAAAATGGAGTTTCGGAGATTTCTGTTTTAGATGAAGGAGAAATTTCTACAGAGATTCCCGATGAATTAAAAGATGCCGCTCTTCAACTTCAGGAATACTTTGACAAAAAAAGACTCACTTTTGATTTCAAACTAAACCCAAAAGGAACCGAGTTTCAGCAAAAAGTATGGAAATCTCTATTAGAAATTCCATATGGAAAAACGATAAGTTACATGGATCAGACTAAAAAGCTGGGCGATGTAAAAGCAATTCGTGCCGTAGCATCTGCAAATGGCAAAAATCCGTTATGGATTGTCGTGCCTTGCCATCGTGTTATTGGCACAAATGGCTCGCTAACAGGTTATGCAGGAGGTTTATCTCGTAAAAAATGGTTACTCGAACATGAAAACCCAACAACGCAACAAAGTTTGTTTTAAAAATTATAGTCTATTTCTTATATAAAATAGAATTTGTGTGTACTTTTATAAATCTAAGATGTCTAATATCTAAGAAGTCTTAAAACATGATTGAAAAAATAAACCTCAACAACATATTATTTCTCGATATAGAAACTGTTCCGGAAGAAGAGAACTTCAATTCGCTTGACGCGGAAATGCAATCTTTATGGGATCATAAAACACAATATCAAAGAAAGGACGATTTTACTCCGGAAGAATTTTACGATCGCGCCGGAATTTGGGCCGAATTTGGGAAGATTATCTGTATTTCGGTTGGATATTTTACAATAAAAGGTGACGTCAGAAACTTTAGAGTAACATCGTTTTTTGGCGATGAAAAGAAGATATTAAAGGATTTCAATAATCTGCTGAACAATCATTTTAATCAGCCACAACATCTTTTATGCGGACATAATGCCAAAGAGTTTGATATTCCGTTTATTGCCCGAAGAATGATCATCAATCAAATTGCGATTCCGGACAAGCTTAATCTATTTGGGAAGAAACCTTGGGAAATTGCTCATTTAGACACTTTAGAATTATGGAAGTTTGGCGACTATAAACATTTCACGTCTTTAAAGTTGCTGACTAAGATTCTCGGTGTTCCATCGCCAAAAGGCGATATTGACGGAAGTCAGGTTGGCCATGTTTATTACGTAGAAAAAGACATCGACAGAATCATAACGTATTGCGAAAAAGATACAATTGCCGTAGCGCAGGTTTTCCTTCGCTTACGCCGAGAAGAATTATTGATCGATGATGAAATTATTCATGTATAATTGAAGATGCTAAGGTTCTGAGGTACTAAGGCACTGAGATTGCTTATCATGAACTTATATAACTTATATGGTTTAATTTTTTAGAAAATGACACATTCGGAAATATCGCATTATCGTCTTATTTCGCAAAAGCTTTATAAATCGACTCCATTTTCGCCACAGGAAATTGTACGGCATTTAGGCGCGATGCAAGCGCAGGATTATGCGATGGCAAAATGGGCGATTGGTTCTCGCTGTGATTCTTCTGAAAAAGCGATTGAAGAAGCTGTAAATTCAGCAGAAATTATTCGAACTCATATTCTAAGACCAACTTGGCATTTTGTTGCTTCCGATGATATTTACTGGATGCTGGATGTTTCGGCGCCACAAGTCAAACGATTTACCGCTTCGGCTGCCAAAAAATATGGTTATGATGATAAAAAACTAGATCAGGTTAATTCTCAAATCGAAAAAATGTTAAGTGGAAATAATCATTTGACTCGCGACGAAATCATGCAGGAACTTAATATCAAGAAAACTTCTAATGAAGATTTTTTAAGTGCCGCGATTATGATGAATGCGGAATTGGATGGTTTAGTTTGTAACGGAAGAATGAAAGGCAAACAAATCACTTATTCTCTACTTGAAGAAAGAGTTATTAAACCAAAAAACAAACTTACAAAAGAAGAAGCGTTAGCAAAATTAGCGCTTAGATATTTCAAAAGTCATGGTCCTGCAACGTTACTTGACTTTTCGTGGTGGTCTGGTTTTCCGCCAACTACCTGCAAATTGACTATTAATGCAATAGAGTTGCAATTGAATTCTATTGAGATTGATAACCAAACTTATTGGTTTGGAAATGATATTTCTGTAGAATCTGACTTCCGCGAAAGCGTACATTTTCTTCCTGCTTTTGATGAGATTTTAATTTCGTATAAAACTCGTGAAGCATCTATTTTATCGGAACATCAATCTAAAGCTTTTACCAATAATGGAATCTTTAAACCAATTATTCTCGAAAACGGAAAAGTTATTGGAACCTGGAAAAGAACTATTAAAAAAGATCACGCCAAAATAGAAACGCAATTTTTTCATGAAACCGAAAATCATAAAAAAGCAATTCTGTTTGAAGAGCTTAAAGCTTTTGAAAACTATCTGGGAACAAAAATTGTTATTGAATAAATTGATTTTTCACTAAAAACATACGATTTCAGATAAAGAGTTGTTGTTTCAACGATAAATTCTTTGTGCATTTTATTGCTAAATAATTACATTTACAAAAAAAACAGCGCTATGGTATTAAGTAGATTTTGGTTAACTATTTTTATTTCGTCGATTATCTTTATTATAATCAGCTTATTCACAGCCAACACTTATACTATTGATTATGTTTTGAATGGAAAAAAGGATGATCCTATTCTTATTTCAGAAAAATATGCGGAGCAACTTCCTGCTTTTATCAAAGACAGCATCAAAAAAGCGCCGGATCAGACTATGATTATAAATCGTGATACGCTTAATGCCGACACAACTTACGTTTATAAAAACAAAACCGTAAAAATCTACAGCGGGGTTCAAAAATCAGATGGTTTATTACCAACTTGCAAGACTACTTTACTCGATTTGATTCTGCCACTTATCGCCTATTTAGCTTTTTTCTGCGGATTAATGGAACTTTTAATCATTTCTGGAGTATCTGGAAAATTAGCTAAAGCTTTGAGTCCGGTTTTTGTAAAAGTATTTCCAAGTATTCCAAAAAATCACCCTTCTATATCGTATATGACGTTAAACTTTGCAGCGAACTTCTTAGGATTAGATTCTGCTGCAACGCCATTTGGTCTTAAAGCAATGGAAAGTTTACAAGAAATAAACCCGGATAAAGACAAAGCCAGTGACGCACAAATTATGTTTATGTGTCTACATGCTTCTGGTTTGACTTTGATAGCGACTTCAATTATTGGTTATCGCGCTGCTGCGAATGCAAGCAATCCCGCTGATGTTATGTTGCCTTGTATCATTACTTCGTTTATTGGTACAATTGCCGCCTTTTTAATTGTTGGAATCAAACAGAAAATCAACTTTAAGAGCGCTTCACTTGTTATCGCCTTAATGGTATTAATCGCCGCCATTGTTGGTTTGTTGATGTACGTGAACCATTTGGATTTAATAGGAAAAAATTATTTTACCGCTAATCTTTCAGGATTAATATTAATCGGGATAATTGTTGCGACTTTGATTTTTTCATTCATACATGAAAAGAAATTCACCGAAGCAAACACTACCGTTTTTGATGCTTTCGTAGTTGGGGCAAATAACGGAGTTAAAACGGGAGTTACGATTTTTCCTTATGTTTTAGGAATGTTAGTCGCTATTTCGTTATTCAGAAACAGTGGTTTATTTGAAATTATTAGTGATGGAATTGCTTTTATTTTCTCAAATATGGGTGTCAACAAACAAATTACCGATGCTTTGCCGGTTGCAATGTTAAGACCTTTTAGTTCTGCAGGATCACGAGGATTTTTGATTGATTCAATGAATACTTTTGGTGCAGATTCCTTAACGGGAAGATTAAGCAGCATTTTTCAATGTAGTGCCGAAAGTACTTTTTATGTGATTGCTGTTTACTTTGGTTCTGTTAATATCAAAAATACCCGATATGCTTTAGGCACAATGCTTCTGGTTGATGTGATTTGTGTAATTACGGCGATTTTTGTTGCTAGCTGGTTTTTTTAAATCATTATATAATTTAAACTGGACTGAAGTCCAGCCTTACAATATAGATCGAGCCGTTGGCTCTTTATTTTGAAATTTTGTAAAAAAACATATATCATTCGAATAGAATTTGTTAAAGTTCCGAAGGAACAAATCATATTGTAGGGCCGGATTTCAATCCGGTTTAAACGTAAGAATAAAATCAATATTTTGTAAGAATATTTTGTATTATTGTAAAACGAAATCATCGTTTAAAATAATACACATAGAATGTCAAATACATTTCATCAAGTTTATATTCAGGTTGTTTTTGCAGTAAAATATAGAGAAGCAGTCATTACGAATGAATGTAAACCTAAAATATTAAGCGTAATTGGAAATTTAATAAATGAAACCGGTTGTAAAACGATTATCGTAAATGGTACCGAAGATCACATTCATTGTCTTTTAGCGCTTAAACCCACAATTTCTATTTCGGATTTGATGAAAGTTATAAAAGGAAAATCATCGAAATTTATAAATGATCATCAATTGACAAAACATAGATTTGAATGGCAAGTAGGCTATGGCGCTTTTTCTTATAGTAAATCTCACATCGATTCGGTCTATAAATACATTGCCAATCAGGAAGAACATCACAAAAAACAAAATTTCAAAGATGAATATTCTTCTTTTTTAGACAAATACAATGCGACATTTGATAAAAGATGTCTTTTTGAAAATCTAATGTAATTAAAACACAATCCATATTATTTATGTTAACCGGATTAAAATATATACAATCAATTTTCGTTTAAACCGGATTGAAATCCGGCCCTACAATATAAATCGAGCCGTTGGCTCTTTATCTTGAAATCTTGTAAACAATAAAAGAAACATAAATAATTCGAATGCAATTTATTAAAGTTCCGAAAGAACGAATCATATTGTAAGGCCGGATTTCAATCCGGTTTACACAAACAACATAATAAATATCAAAATACCACAAATTCATGAAACCACAATCCCTTTTTATTTTATTTCTATTGATTGGTTGTCAAAAACCTAAATCTGAATCACAAATAACGAGTACAACGCCTACAGAAACCAAAACAGAAGTTGCTATTGCAAAAGAAGAAAAATTCTTAAAAACGGATACACTTTTTATTTCTGAAGATGGAGAAACATCAAATAACAATTATGTTCTGGCGCATCTTGTAGACCAGAAAGCAGATAAAGACAGTATTGTAACAGGAAAATATCAACTTGATTTTTATCTGGATAAAAGCAAAACCGCTTCTTCAAAGATTACGATTAAAGGAATTGAAAAAGGATCAGAATGGGGAGCTTCTTATGGATTGACTTCGGCTGCAGCCAAAAATTCTCCCTTTATTCAAATCAGTTTTGGATATCCTGCTTGCGGATATAATCAGAGTCACTATTTGTATCATTTGAAAAACAGCAATTTACAACTCGTTTATGAATGGGATTCTATGACTGATAGTGGTTGGGGAAGTTGGGTTGAGTTCGAGAATCCTTCGGCGAAAGCCAATCCTGAATCATTCTACTGCAAGACAGTTGCTTTTGAACCGGAAGACAATGACGAAAACATGGGAACTGTCACACATTCAGATTCGATAGTTTTTCGCTTAAGCGGAAATAGTTATAAAAAGCAGCTCCTTTCGGCAAAAGACAAGACTTATTTCGAGAAAAAAATGTCTTTTGATGCTTTTCACAATCAAAAATAAACGCACAAACGGCCCTTATTCAAATTCTTTCTTAGGTAAATAATTTCTAACTTTGTAAAAAACAAAGCAATGATTGATTTTATATACCAAGACCCTTATCCTATTTTAAAGGATGATACGCAATACCGCAAAATCACTTCTGATTTTGTAAAAGTAGAGCAATTTGGAGAACGTGAAGTTTTAACCGTTGATCCAAAAGGACTAGAATTACTGGCTGAAGAAGCCTTAACTGATGTTTCGTTTATGTTGCGAACGACACATTTGCAAAAACTACGCAATATTCTTGACGATCCTGAAGCTACAGACAACGATCGTTTTGTAGCTTATAATTTGCTTCAAAATGCTTCGGTCGCTGCCGAAGGTCAGTTACCAAGTTGCCAAGATACAGGAACGGCAATTGTAATGGCCAAAAAAGGAGAAAGCATCTTTACTGGTGTTGATGATTCTGAATGGTTGAGTAGAGGAATTTTCAATACGTACCAAAAACGTAATTTACGTTACTCGCAGATTGTTCCGATTTCGATGTTTGAAGAAAAAAATTCAGGTTCGAATCTTCCGGCACAAATTGATATTTATGCTAAAAAAGGAACTTCTTATGAGTTCTTGTTTATGGCAAAAGGTGGTGGATCTGCTAATAAAACATACTTATACCAACAAACTAAGTCTTTATTGAATGATAAATCTATGGATGCTTTCATTCGCACAAAAATCAAAGATTTAGGAACTTCGGCTTGTCCGCCTTACCATTTGGCTTTAGTAATTGGAGGAACTTCTGCGGAAGCAAATCTAAGTGCGGTTAAAAAAGCTTCGGCAGGATATTATGATCATTTACCAACTTCCGGAAATATGGCTGGTCAGGCTTTTCGTGATATCGAATGGGAGCAACGCGTTCAGAAAATCTGTCAGGAAAGTGCGATTGGAGCGCAATTTGGAGGGAAATATTTTACGCATGACGTTCGTGTCATTCGTTTGCCACGTCACGCAGCTTCTTGTCCGGTTGGATTAGGAGTTTCGTGTTCTGCTGATAGAAATATCAAAGGAAAAATTACTAAAGACGGAATCTTCGTTGAACAATTAGAAGTAAACCCGAAACAATTTTTACCGGAAACTGCTCCACATTTAGAAGCTCCTGTAGAAATTGATCTTGATATGCCAATGGCTGATATTCTGGCTAAATTGAGCCAATATCCAATTAAAACTCGTTTGAAATTAAACGGAACTGTGATTGTTGCCCGTGATATTGCTCACGCAAAAATCATGGAATTATTGGAAGCCGGAAAACCAATGCCGGAATATTTTAAAAATCACCCTGTTTATTACGCCGGACCTGCAAAAACTCCGGAAGGAATGGCTTCAGGAAGTTTTGGACCTACAACTGCCGGACGTATGGACGTTTATGTTGATGAATTCCAGAAACATGGCGGAAGTATGATTATGCTTGCAAAAGGAAACCGTACCAAACAAGTTACAGATGCATGTCATAAATATGGCGGATTCTACTTGGGTTCTATTGGTGGTCCTGCAGCAATTTTGGCGCAAGACAATATCTTAAAAGTTGAAGTTGTTGATTTTGAAGAATTAGGAATGGAAGCTGTTAGAAAAATTACCGTTAAAGATTTCCCTGCTTTTATCATTACTGATGATAAAGGAAATGATTTCTTTGAGAATTTGTAATTCTAAGGTTCTGAGGTACTAAGTTACTGAGGTTCTAAGTTTTTCTTTTAAGGGACAAAGTTACAGAGGGACAAAGGTTCAAAGTTTGATTCTCTTTTTATAAAATAGAAACCGCCTTTTTAGGCGGTTTTGTTGTTGATATACTTTGATTGTCAGGCTTAAATTAACCGCAAAGTTCGCTAAGATTTTTTCAAGTATTATTTTATAAAAACACAAAGTTCGCAAAGCTAAATCAACATATAGCTTTGCGAGCTTTGCGTTTACTAAGCGCAATCAACAACAAAAAATACTTTGCGAACTTTGCGGTTAAACCTTATGCACTAAGATTTTTTTCGAAAGCTATGAAATGCGTTAATTTCCCTTTTATATTAAAAACCGGCGAAGCATTAATTTTACATTTATAAACTCTACCATCTTTTCTGTAGTTTTGAATTGTTTTTTCAAATGGGATTTGCAATTTAACTGCTTCTCTCATTTCTTCTACGGCAGTTTTACACGTTGTTGGCCCCTGAAACATTCTTGGTGTTTTCCCAAGAACTTCTTCTTCTTTGTAACCCGTCATTTTTTTTAGTCCATTTGAAGCAAAAACAATTTTGAGATTTACATCTGTAACCAAAACAACTTCCTCTTGAATTCGATCTTTGATATCAAGATTAACATCGTCCCAGGCAAATTGTTCCGATATCTTTTTCATTTTCTTCAAATCAGTCAAAACAGCTTTCAATTCTCTCAAATATTCACAATGAAATTCCCATGCCATAATTGGCAGTGAATGACGACTTGAAGCTTCTTCAAATTTATTAGTTTTCATTATAAATAATTCTTGTTAGTTTTACCTTTCTCTCAAAGATAGAAAGAAAATTCGTCACAAAACAATAAAAAACGCGATTTAACGAAAGGTTAATTTAATTAAAAGGCAAATTTTAGTTGTACAACAACCGCCTTTTTTTCTTCGGTATTTAGATTACTTAACGAAATTCCGAGTAATCGAACAGAATCTTTCATGCGTTCCTGATACAATAATTCTTCTACTGTTTCTATAATCAGACTTTTATCTGAGATAAAATAAGGCAAGGTTTTGCTTCTTGTTTGTTGTGTAAAATCGCTGTATTTAATTTTTAGTGTTACCGTTTTTCCCGAGATATTGTGTTTTTTTAGTCTTCTTTCTAATGAAACAGCAATTTTATCAAGTTGCTCCAACATAAAAATTTCCGAAGATAAATTCACATCAAAAGTATGTTCTGCTGCGACAGATTTGGTAATTCGGTTTGATTTTACTTCGCTATTATGGATTCCACGAACCACTTTATAATAAAAAGTTCCAGATTTTCCGAAGTGTTTCTCCAAGAATTCCAGCGATTTACTTTTTAAATCTGTTCCCGTAAAAATTCCTAATTGGTACATTTTTTCCGTCGTCACTTTTCCAACACCGTAAAACTTCCTGATTGGCAATTCTTCCAAAAAAGCCAAAACTTCATCGGGATTTACCGTTTTTT
This genomic interval carries:
- a CDS encoding fumarate hydratase, producing MIDFIYQDPYPILKDDTQYRKITSDFVKVEQFGEREVLTVDPKGLELLAEEALTDVSFMLRTTHLQKLRNILDDPEATDNDRFVAYNLLQNASVAAEGQLPSCQDTGTAIVMAKKGESIFTGVDDSEWLSRGIFNTYQKRNLRYSQIVPISMFEEKNSGSNLPAQIDIYAKKGTSYEFLFMAKGGGSANKTYLYQQTKSLLNDKSMDAFIRTKIKDLGTSACPPYHLALVIGGTSAEANLSAVKKASAGYYDHLPTSGNMAGQAFRDIEWEQRVQKICQESAIGAQFGGKYFTHDVRVIRLPRHAASCPVGLGVSCSADRNIKGKITKDGIFVEQLEVNPKQFLPETAPHLEAPVEIDLDMPMADILAKLSQYPIKTRLKLNGTVIVARDIAHAKIMELLEAGKPMPEYFKNHPVYYAGPAKTPEGMASGSFGPTTAGRMDVYVDEFQKHGGSMIMLAKGNRTKQVTDACHKYGGFYLGSIGGPAAILAQDNILKVEVVDFEELGMEAVRKITVKDFPAFIITDDKGNDFFENL
- a CDS encoding PAS domain-containing protein, translating into MKTNKFEEASSRHSLPIMAWEFHCEYLRELKAVLTDLKKMKKISEQFAWDDVNLDIKDRIQEEVVLVTDVNLKIVFASNGLKKMTGYKEEEVLGKTPRMFQGPTTCKTAVEEMREAVKLQIPFEKTIQNYRKDGRVYKCKINASPVFNIKGKLTHFIAFEKNLSA
- the dinB gene encoding DNA polymerase IV is translated as MSDAPTYRKIIHIDMDAFYASVEQMDNPALRGKPVAVGGSENRGVVSAASYEARKFGVRSAISGVLAKKYCPEIIFVRPRFDRYKEISNKIHKIFHEYTDLVEPLSLDEAYLDVTQNKKGNPSASLLAQEIRMRILNEVGLTASAGISVNKFVAKIASDYNKPNGQKTVNPDEVLAFLEELPIRKFYGVGKVTTEKMYQLGIFTGTDLKSKSLEFLEKHFGKSGTFYYKVVRGIHNSEVKSNRITKSVAAEHTFDVNLSSEIFMLEQLDKIAVSLERRLKKHNISGKTVTLKIKYSDFTQQTRSKTLPYFISDKSLIIETVEELLYQERMKDSVRLLGISLSNLNTEEKKAVVVQLKFAF